A genomic window from Hirundo rustica isolate bHirRus1 chromosome 14, bHirRus1.pri.v3, whole genome shotgun sequence includes:
- the TLX3 gene encoding T-cell leukemia homeobox protein 3, translated as MDPPGPAQGQHQHEPISFGIDQILNSPEQDSAPPPPPRGPDGATFLGGPGGRGGAPYPALSAPFPAIAAPFEDSGSYGVNLSLAPAGVIRVPAHRPIPGAVPPPISSAIPAMPAVPSLGSLNFPWMESSRRFVKDRFTAAAALTPFTVTRRIGHPYQNRTPPKRKKPRTSFSRVQICELEKRFHRQKYLASAERAALAKSLKMTDAQVKTWFQNRRTKWRRQTAEEREAERQQASRLMLQLQHDAFQKSLNESIQPDPLCLHNSSLFALQNLQPWEEESAKIPPVTSLV; from the exons ATGGACCCGCCGGGGCCGGCGCAGGGCCAGCACCAGCACGAGCCCATCAGCTTCGGCATCGACCAGATCCTCAACAGCCCCGAGCAGGACAGCgctcccccgccgcccccccgggGCCCCGACGGCGCGACCTTCCtgggcggccccggcggccgcggcggcgcgCCCTACCCGGCCCTGTCGGCCCCCTTCCCGGCCATCGCCGCGCCCTTCGAGGACTCGGGATCGTACGGCGTGAACCTCAGCCTGGCCCCGGCCGGCGTGATCCGGGTGCCGGCGCACAGGCCCATCCCCGGAGCCGTGCCGCCGCCCATCTCCAGCGCCATCCCGGCCATGCCCGCCGTGCCCAGTCTGGGCAGCCTCAACTTCCCCtggatggagagcagcaggcGCTTCGTCAAGGACAGGTTCACAG CAGCGGCGGCGCTGACGCCCTTCACGGTGACACGGCGGATCGGTCATCCCTACCAGAACCGGACTCCGCCGAAGCGCAAGAAACCGCGGACATCCTTCTCCCGAGTGCAGATCTGCGAGCTGGAGAAGCGCTTCCATCGGCAGAAGTACCTGGCCTCGGCCGAGCGCGCTGCCCTCGCCAAGTCCCTCAAGATGACGGACGCCCAGGTGAAGACCTGGTTCCAGAACCGGCGCACCAAGTGGCG GCGGCAGACGGCGGAGGAGCGGGAGGCCGAGCGGCAGCAGGCGAGCCGGctgatgctgcagctgcagcacgaCGCCTTCCAGAAGTCGCTGAACGAGTCCATCCAGCCCGACCCGCTGTGCCTGCACAACTCGTCGCTGTTCGCGCTGCAgaacctgcagccctgggaggaggagagcgCCAAAATCCCCCCGGTCACCTCCCTCGTCTGA